The proteins below come from a single Geobacillus thermoleovorans genomic window:
- a CDS encoding AAA family ATPase — protein MARIRIEHFGPVKLFDEEITDVTVLIGPQASGKSTISKLIFFFQSIPDEWVNYLLSVRQTEENNPFFEFNKRLRRKFVGYFGTTKHMKPFHIRYEYDVEKFVRLDLKDGYVQIHFSDPLKREIQENFKHVVQMKKEMQYEEQQLDDFWNVSSWKVRQQNVLEKVKAAITEVFGDSKTPIFIPAGRSLVATLSDQLQDINPQQLDVLTEQFIERINLLKKMFSHSFEEIIEDRKKFSTEKIDFEAIRLAIKMIEGVMKGKYMFSDYGERIFFNEREYTKLKFSSSGQQEVVWILLLIFTIILERQRVFMVIEEPEAHLYPNAQKEMVALFALLLNVTNSTLVITTHSPYILSAFNIYLYAAKIGNKLDQRVHPIVDRKLRLSPERLKAYMLESEGGKFHYRSIIDNELQFIQAEAIDEASSAINRVLDELMEAEEAGE, from the coding sequence GTGGCGCGCATACGGATTGAACATTTTGGTCCTGTGAAGCTGTTTGATGAGGAGATCACGGATGTTACCGTTTTGATTGGCCCCCAAGCGAGCGGAAAAAGTACGATCAGCAAATTGATTTTTTTCTTTCAATCGATTCCTGATGAATGGGTAAACTATTTGCTTTCAGTACGTCAAACGGAAGAAAACAACCCATTTTTTGAGTTCAATAAACGTCTTCGGAGAAAATTTGTTGGGTACTTTGGCACAACCAAACATATGAAACCGTTTCATATTCGTTATGAGTATGATGTTGAAAAGTTTGTCCGTCTTGATTTAAAGGACGGTTATGTACAAATCCATTTCAGCGATCCGCTAAAACGGGAGATTCAGGAAAATTTTAAACATGTTGTGCAGATGAAAAAGGAAATGCAATATGAAGAACAACAGTTGGATGATTTTTGGAATGTCTCCTCGTGGAAAGTGCGTCAACAAAATGTGTTAGAAAAGGTCAAAGCAGCGATCACTGAGGTATTCGGCGATTCCAAAACACCCATTTTTATCCCTGCAGGGAGGAGTTTAGTTGCCACATTGTCGGATCAGCTTCAGGATATTAACCCGCAGCAACTCGATGTGTTGACAGAACAGTTTATCGAGCGAATTAATCTACTAAAGAAGATGTTTTCGCATTCGTTTGAGGAAATCATCGAAGATCGAAAAAAATTCTCGACAGAAAAAATTGACTTTGAGGCAATCCGACTGGCCATCAAGATGATCGAAGGCGTGATGAAAGGGAAATACATGTTCTCTGATTATGGGGAAAGGATTTTTTTTAATGAAAGAGAGTATACAAAACTGAAATTTTCATCTTCTGGACAACAGGAAGTCGTTTGGATTTTGCTGCTGATATTTACAATCATTCTGGAACGGCAGCGAGTGTTTATGGTGATTGAAGAACCCGAGGCACACTTATATCCGAACGCACAAAAAGAAATGGTTGCCTTATTTGCGTTGTTGCTGAATGTGACGAATAGTACGCTCGTGATTACGACTCATAGCCCGTACATTTTGTCTGCTTTTAATATTTATTTGTACGCTGCCAAAATCGGAAACAAACTGGATCAACGTGTGCATCCAATTGTGGACCGAAAGCTGCGCCTTTCTCCAGAGCGGTTAAAGGCCTACATGCTAGAGAGTGAAGGAGGGAAATTCCATTATCGAAGCATTATTGATAATGAATTACAGTTCATACAGGCCGAAGCGATCGATGAAGCATCATCTGCGATCAACCGCGTACTTGATGAACTCATGGAGGCAGAGGAAGCGGGGGAGTAA
- a CDS encoding BtaManbiosPhlase translates to MHLYRYEENPLITPNDVPPHHDGFEVIGAFNAGVAKFQGEVLLLLRVAERPVSDDPNIVKAPVWNPETGKVDVYEFRKDDPRYDFSDPRVIKEAGAERFLYLTSLSYLRLARSQDGRRFTIDDRPFVYPSNELETFGIEDPRITYIDGTYYIYFSAVSPKGVGEAMVSTTDFRTVTHHGMIFAPENKDVLIFPEKINGKYYALHRPVPRSNGRPEVWIAESENLLHWGNHRFLFGLREGKWDSARIGGGAVPIKTEHGWLELYHGASDDHRYCMGAVLLDLNDPAKVIARSERPLVEPEADYEVNGFFGRVVFSCGALVDGDVVKMYYGAADTSMACVELKLDEILDSLVKV, encoded by the coding sequence ATGCACCTTTACCGCTACGAAGAAAACCCGCTGATTACACCGAACGATGTGCCGCCGCACCACGACGGGTTTGAAGTGATCGGGGCGTTTAACGCTGGGGTGGCGAAATTTCAAGGGGAAGTGTTGCTGCTTCTTCGGGTGGCGGAGCGCCCCGTGTCGGATGACCCGAACATCGTGAAAGCACCGGTATGGAACCCAGAGACGGGGAAGGTCGATGTTTACGAATTTCGCAAAGACGATCCGCGCTATGATTTTTCCGATCCTCGGGTGATCAAAGAGGCGGGGGCGGAGCGGTTTTTGTATTTGACGTCGCTCTCCTATTTGCGCCTCGCCCGGAGTCAAGACGGGCGGCGGTTTACGATCGACGACCGCCCGTTCGTCTATCCATCGAATGAGCTCGAGACATTTGGTATTGAAGATCCGCGCATTACGTACATTGACGGCACGTATTACATTTATTTCAGCGCCGTCTCACCAAAAGGAGTCGGCGAGGCGATGGTGTCCACAACGGATTTCCGGACGGTGACGCACCACGGCATGATTTTCGCTCCGGAAAATAAAGATGTGCTCATTTTTCCGGAGAAGATCAACGGCAAATATTACGCTCTCCATCGCCCAGTGCCGCGAAGCAACGGCCGCCCCGAGGTGTGGATCGCGGAGTCGGAGAATCTGCTTCATTGGGGGAATCACCGCTTTTTGTTCGGTCTGCGCGAAGGAAAGTGGGACAGCGCCCGCATCGGCGGCGGGGCGGTGCCGATCAAAACGGAGCACGGCTGGCTCGAGTTGTACCACGGGGCGTCGGATGACCACCGCTATTGCATGGGGGCGGTGCTGCTCGATTTGAACGACCCGGCAAAAGTTATCGCCCGCTCGGAGCGGCCGCTTGTTGAGCCGGAAGCGGATTATGAGGTGAACGGCTTTTTCGGCCGCGTCGTGTTCTCATGCGGGGCGCTTGTTGACGGCGATGTTGTGAAAATGTATTACGGCGCCGCCGATACGTCGATGGCGTGCGTCGAGCTGAAGCTGGACGAGATTTTGGATTCGCTTGTGAAAGTATGA
- a CDS encoding carbohydrate ABC transporter permease, with translation MNKHAAKVGWLLASPYLIYSAIFFLIPLFWALYLAFTNWNLISPEYETVGMQNFLDAFSSPSVRAAFWVTYKFMLMFVPIVIAGSLFLALILHHLPRWKGLFAVGYFLPYLASGVASSIVVKGVISYNSPLNQFLRDALGWDIDWLGSPILAPLVIALMMAWKFVGYYALLFLSGLESIPKEVYEAAEIDGAIGWKRVWHVTIPMLYPSFYTVTILAVGLMFGIFTEPYVLTGGGPEYATHTWQLEIYNQAFEKLNAGYGTAVAIINSIVTFASIFVFRKVLEKWGGKHGWE, from the coding sequence ATGAATAAACATGCGGCAAAAGTGGGTTGGCTGCTCGCCAGCCCATACCTTATCTATTCCGCTATTTTCTTTTTGATCCCCCTGTTTTGGGCGTTATATCTCGCTTTTACGAACTGGAATTTAATTTCTCCCGAATATGAGACGGTGGGAATGCAAAACTTCCTTGACGCCTTCTCGAGTCCGAGCGTGCGGGCGGCGTTTTGGGTGACGTACAAGTTTATGTTGATGTTTGTGCCGATCGTCATCGCCGGCTCGCTGTTTTTGGCGCTGATTCTTCACCATCTGCCTCGGTGGAAAGGATTGTTTGCCGTCGGATATTTTCTGCCGTATTTGGCGTCGGGGGTGGCGTCGTCGATTGTCGTCAAAGGCGTCATTTCCTACAACAGCCCGTTGAATCAATTTTTGCGGGACGCGTTGGGCTGGGATATTGACTGGCTCGGCTCGCCCATCTTAGCTCCGCTTGTCATTGCGCTCATGATGGCGTGGAAGTTTGTCGGATATTATGCGCTATTGTTTTTGTCCGGCTTGGAAAGCATCCCGAAAGAAGTGTATGAAGCGGCGGAAATTGACGGAGCGATTGGCTGGAAGCGGGTTTGGCACGTGACGATTCCGATGCTGTACCCTTCGTTTTATACCGTGACGATTTTGGCGGTCGGTTTGATGTTTGGCATTTTCACCGAACCGTATGTGTTGACAGGCGGTGGGCCAGAGTATGCGACCCATACGTGGCAGCTGGAGATTTACAACCAGGCGTTTGAAAAATTAAATGCGGGTTATGGAACCGCGGTCGCGATTATCAATTCGATCGTCACCTTTGCGTCGATTTTCGTCTTTCGCAAGGTGTTGGAAAAATGGGGTGGCAAACATGGCTGGGAGTAA
- a CDS encoding carbohydrate ABC transporter permease → MAGSKTWKVGLLYVLAFAVLFVMVFPYWYMLLGSLAPWNEVDRKLIPSSLTLRSYEWLFQGGEDVVPRPWLRAFFNSLLVTSASTLLMLVTAVMVGYALSKVKFKGRQWVNNAILFQMFYPSIILLIPLFLIVRYFGWYNTYWAMILPKAVNLWAIFMYTNFFRSIPDELIEAAKMDGAGHFTIIRRIVWPMSRSITTIIFLFLFMERWVELLWDMLVVNNEKMLTLNVLLAQMFGPYGGYPGPMYAASVLLTLPILILFLLFSKNFKEGMQFILK, encoded by the coding sequence ATGGCTGGGAGTAAAACATGGAAGGTCGGACTGCTTTATGTTTTGGCGTTTGCCGTTTTGTTCGTCATGGTGTTTCCGTATTGGTATATGTTGTTAGGCTCTCTTGCCCCATGGAATGAGGTCGACCGAAAGCTCATTCCGTCGTCATTGACGCTTCGCTCGTATGAATGGCTGTTTCAAGGCGGCGAAGATGTCGTGCCGCGGCCGTGGCTTCGGGCATTTTTCAACAGTTTGCTCGTCACGTCGGCGTCAACGCTGCTCATGCTTGTGACGGCCGTGATGGTTGGATATGCGTTGTCGAAAGTGAAATTTAAAGGGAGACAATGGGTCAACAACGCGATTTTGTTTCAAATGTTTTATCCGTCGATCATTTTGCTTATTCCACTGTTTCTGATCGTCCGGTATTTCGGCTGGTACAACACGTATTGGGCGATGATCTTGCCGAAGGCCGTCAACTTGTGGGCCATCTTTATGTACACGAACTTTTTCCGCAGCATTCCCGATGAATTGATCGAAGCGGCAAAGATGGATGGAGCGGGCCATTTCACCATCATTCGCCGCATTGTCTGGCCGATGTCGCGCTCGATTACGACGATCATTTTCTTGTTCCTTTTTATGGAACGATGGGTGGAACTGCTTTGGGATATGCTTGTTGTGAATAACGAAAAGATGTTGACGTTAAACGTGTTGTTGGCGCAAATGTTTGGACCATACGGCGGATATCCGGGGCCGATGTACGCCGCCTCAGTGCTTCTCACGCTGCCGATTTTGATTTTGTTCCTTTTGTTTAGCAAGAATTTTAAAGAAGGCATGCAGTTCATATTAAAATAA
- the galU gene encoding UTP--glucose-1-phosphate uridylyltransferase GalU, with protein MKKVRKAIIPAAGLGTRFLPATKAMPKEMLPIVDKPTIQYIVEEAIASGIEDIIIVTGKGKRAIEDHFDYAFELEQMLKQKGKLDLLEKVKEPSKVDIHYIRQKEPKGLGHAVWCARNFIGDEPFAVLLGDDIVQAEKPCLKQLIEQYEQTFSSVIGVKRVPEEETHRYGIIDPLEQQGRRYQVRRFVEKPAPGTAPSNLAIVGRYVLTPEIFLFLEKQEAGAGGEIQLTDAIGRLNEIQRVFAYEFEGKRYDVGEKLGFIETTIEFALQNEELRDDLLSFLERVVAEAKGSKNN; from the coding sequence ATGAAAAAAGTACGCAAAGCGATCATTCCGGCGGCCGGGCTTGGGACGCGGTTTCTGCCGGCGACGAAGGCAATGCCGAAGGAGATGCTTCCGATCGTTGATAAGCCGACGATTCAATATATTGTCGAAGAAGCCATCGCCTCAGGCATTGAGGACATTATTATCGTCACCGGGAAAGGGAAGCGGGCGATTGAGGATCATTTTGACTACGCGTTTGAGCTGGAACAGATGCTCAAGCAAAAAGGGAAGCTGGATCTGCTTGAGAAAGTGAAAGAGCCGTCGAAGGTGGACATCCACTACATTCGCCAAAAAGAGCCGAAAGGGCTCGGGCATGCGGTTTGGTGCGCGCGCAATTTCATTGGAGACGAGCCGTTTGCGGTGTTGTTGGGCGATGATATCGTCCAGGCGGAAAAGCCTTGTTTAAAACAGCTCATTGAGCAGTATGAACAAACGTTCAGCTCGGTGATTGGTGTCAAGCGCGTGCCGGAGGAAGAAACGCATCGCTACGGGATCATCGACCCGCTCGAGCAGCAAGGCCGGCGCTACCAAGTGCGCCGCTTCGTGGAAAAACCAGCTCCGGGCACAGCGCCGTCGAACTTGGCGATCGTCGGCCGCTACGTGTTGACGCCGGAAATTTTCTTGTTTTTAGAGAAACAGGAAGCCGGCGCAGGCGGGGAGATTCAGCTCACCGATGCGATCGGGCGGTTGAATGAAATTCAGCGCGTGTTTGCCTATGAATTTGAAGGAAAGCGGTACGATGTCGGCGAAAAGCTCGGCTTTATCGAAACGACGATTGAGTTTGCCTTGCAAAACGAGGAGCTGCGGGATGACTTGCTTTCGTTTTTGGAGCGGGTGGTGGCAGAGGCGAAGGGATCGAAGAACAACTAA
- a CDS encoding MTP-1 family protein — translation MQTRTPTMKTCQTLLEEFQRAPQPLRVEKLVFAGVGGRDVYNISAPFEDDGEWVIAGRVEARDSEQSEVYFFVEREGTWVPREGAPVFALQDPFVSRVHGHLVFGGVETFPHPVLHGKLYWRTVLYRGNTIKELAPFFTGPDGMKDIRLVELRDGSVGVFTRPQGAKGGRGKIGFTRIGALDELTVEAIENAPLIDGQFADEEWGGANEVHLLGNGLVGVLGHIACFDQERNRHYYPMVFAFNPDTGEASDMELIATRAHFLDGPAKRPDLADVVFSGGLIRKGDGTADFYAGTSDAEAQKLTIVDPFTKYERQG, via the coding sequence ATGCAGACAAGGACGCCGACGATGAAAACATGCCAGACACTGCTTGAGGAATTTCAGCGTGCTCCTCAGCCGCTTCGGGTGGAGAAGCTCGTGTTTGCCGGCGTTGGGGGGCGGGATGTGTACAACATTTCCGCGCCGTTTGAAGACGATGGCGAGTGGGTCATTGCCGGACGGGTGGAGGCAAGAGACAGCGAGCAATCCGAAGTCTACTTTTTCGTCGAGCGTGAAGGGACATGGGTGCCGCGGGAAGGGGCGCCGGTGTTTGCCTTGCAGGATCCGTTTGTTTCGCGGGTGCACGGGCATCTTGTGTTTGGGGGGGTGGAGACGTTTCCGCATCCCGTGCTTCACGGGAAGTTGTATTGGCGGACGGTGTTGTACCGCGGAAACACGATCAAGGAATTGGCGCCTTTTTTCACCGGTCCCGACGGGATGAAAGACATTCGTCTTGTCGAGCTTCGGGATGGGTCGGTTGGGGTCTTCACCCGTCCGCAAGGGGCAAAAGGCGGACGCGGAAAAATCGGCTTCACCCGCATCGGTGCGCTCGATGAGTTGACGGTGGAGGCGATTGAGAATGCCCCATTGATTGACGGCCAATTTGCCGATGAAGAATGGGGAGGCGCCAACGAAGTGCATTTGCTTGGCAATGGGCTCGTCGGCGTCTTGGGCCATATCGCTTGTTTCGATCAGGAGCGGAACCGTCATTATTATCCGATGGTGTTTGCGTTCAATCCAGATACGGGGGAAGCGTCGGACATGGAGTTGATCGCCACAAGAGCCCATTTCCTCGATGGCCCGGCGAAGCGTCCGGATTTGGCGGATGTCGTGTTTAGCGGCGGACTGATTCGCAAAGGGGACGGCACGGCCGATTTTTACGCTGGAACAAGTGACGCAGAAGCGCAAAAACTAACAATCGTTGATCCATTTACGAAATACGAAAGGCAGGGGTGA